A single genomic interval of Nomascus leucogenys isolate Asia chromosome 3, Asia_NLE_v1, whole genome shotgun sequence harbors:
- the SLC35G1 gene encoding solute carrier family 35 member G1 isoform X2, producing MRPQDSTGVAELEEPGLPLTDDAPPDATEEPAAAEAAGAPDRGSCWLCLSSPCCSRTEPAKKKAPCPGLGLFYTLLSAFLFSLSSLFVKKVQDVHAVEISAFRCVFQMLVVIPCLIYRKTGFIGPKGQRIFLILRGVLGSTAMMLIYYAYQTMSLADATVITFSSPVFTSIFAWICLKEKYSPWDALFTVFTITGVILIVRPPFLFGSDTSGMEESYSGHLKGTFAAIGSAVFAASTLVILRKMGKSVDYFLSIWYYVVLGLVESVIILSVLGEWSLPYCGLDRLFLIFIGLFGLGGQIFITKALQIEKAGPVAIMKTMDVVFAFIFQIIFFNNVPTWWTVGGALCVVASNVGAAIRKWYQSSK from the exons ATGCGGCCTCAGGACAGCACCGGGGTCGCGGAGCTCGAGGAGCCCGGGCTGCCGCTGACGGACGATGCACCCCCGGACGCCACTGAGGAGCCGGCGGCCGCCGAGGCAGCTGGGGCGCCAGACCGCGGCAGTTGCTGGCTTTGCCTTTCCTCGCCGTGTTGCTCCCGCACGGAGCCGG CCAAGAAGAAAGCACCCTGTCCTGGACTTGGCTTGTTTTACACATTATTGTCTGCCTTCCTTTTCTCACTGAGctctttatttgttaaaaaagtgCAAGACGTCCATGCTGTAGAGATTAGTGCATTTCGATGTGTGTTCCAAATGCTAGTTGTTATCCCTTGCTTAATATACAGAAA AACTGGGTTTATAGGCCCAAAAGGTCAACGAATTTTCCTCATTCTCAGAGGAGTCCTTGGTTCTACTGCCATGATGCTTATATACTATGCTTACCAGACAATGTCCCTCGCTGATGCCACAGTTATCACGTTTAGCAGTCCAGTGTTTACATCCATATTTGCTTGGATATGTCTCAAGGAAAAATATAGCCCTTGGGATGCTCTTTTCACCGTGTTCACAATCACTGGAGTGATCCTTATCGTGAGACCACCATTTTTGTTTGGTTCCGACACTTCGGGGATGGAAGAAAGCTATTCAGGCCACCTTAAGGGAACATTCGCAGCAATTGGAAGTGCCGTATTTGCTGCATCGACTCTAGTTATcctaagaaaaatgggaaaatctGTGGACTACTTTTTGAGCATTTGGTATTATGTAGTACTTGGCCTTGTTGAAAGTGTCATCATCCTCTCTGTATTAGGAGAGTGGAGTCTGCCTTACTGTGGGTTGGACAGGCTATTTCTCATATTCATTGGGCTCTTTGGTTTGGGGGGTCAGATTTTTATCACAAAAGCACTTCAAATAGAAAAAGCAGGGCCAGTAGCAATAATGAAGACAATGGATGTGGTCTTTGCTTTTAtctttcagattattttctttaataatgtgcCAACATGGTGGACAGTGGGTGGTGCTCTCTGTGTAGTAGCCAGTAATGTTGGAGCGGCCATTCGTAAATGGTACCAAAGTTCCAAATGA
- the SLC35G1 gene encoding solute carrier family 35 member G1 isoform X3 has product MRPQDSTGVAELEEPGLPLTDDAPPDATEEPAAAEAAGAPDREAKKKAPCPGLGLFYTLLSAFLFSLSSLFVKKVQDVHAVEISAFRCVFQMLVVIPCLIYRKTGFIGPKGQRIFLILRGVLGSTAMMLIYYAYQTMSLADATVITFSSPVFTSIFAWICLKEKYSPWDALFTVFTITGVILIVRPPFLFGSDTSGMEESYSGHLKGTFAAIGSAVFAASTLVILRKMGKSVDYFLSIWYYVVLGLVESVIILSVLGEWSLPYCGLDRLFLIFIGLFGLGGQIFITKALQIEKAGPVAIMKTMDVVFAFIFQIIFFNNVPTWWTVGGALCVVASNVGAAIRKWYQSSK; this is encoded by the exons ATGCGGCCTCAGGACAGCACCGGGGTCGCGGAGCTCGAGGAGCCCGGGCTGCCGCTGACGGACGATGCACCCCCGGACGCCACTGAGGAGCCGGCGGCCGCCGAGGCAGCTGGGGCGCCAGACCGCG AAGCCAAGAAGAAAGCACCCTGTCCTGGACTTGGCTTGTTTTACACATTATTGTCTGCCTTCCTTTTCTCACTGAGctctttatttgttaaaaaagtgCAAGACGTCCATGCTGTAGAGATTAGTGCATTTCGATGTGTGTTCCAAATGCTAGTTGTTATCCCTTGCTTAATATACAGAAA AACTGGGTTTATAGGCCCAAAAGGTCAACGAATTTTCCTCATTCTCAGAGGAGTCCTTGGTTCTACTGCCATGATGCTTATATACTATGCTTACCAGACAATGTCCCTCGCTGATGCCACAGTTATCACGTTTAGCAGTCCAGTGTTTACATCCATATTTGCTTGGATATGTCTCAAGGAAAAATATAGCCCTTGGGATGCTCTTTTCACCGTGTTCACAATCACTGGAGTGATCCTTATCGTGAGACCACCATTTTTGTTTGGTTCCGACACTTCGGGGATGGAAGAAAGCTATTCAGGCCACCTTAAGGGAACATTCGCAGCAATTGGAAGTGCCGTATTTGCTGCATCGACTCTAGTTATcctaagaaaaatgggaaaatctGTGGACTACTTTTTGAGCATTTGGTATTATGTAGTACTTGGCCTTGTTGAAAGTGTCATCATCCTCTCTGTATTAGGAGAGTGGAGTCTGCCTTACTGTGGGTTGGACAGGCTATTTCTCATATTCATTGGGCTCTTTGGTTTGGGGGGTCAGATTTTTATCACAAAAGCACTTCAAATAGAAAAAGCAGGGCCAGTAGCAATAATGAAGACAATGGATGTGGTCTTTGCTTTTAtctttcagattattttctttaataatgtgcCAACATGGTGGACAGTGGGTGGTGCTCTCTGTGTAGTAGCCAGTAATGTTGGAGCGGCCATTCGTAAATGGTACCAAAGTTCCAAATGA
- the SLC35G1 gene encoding solute carrier family 35 member G1 isoform X1 — translation MRPQDSTGVAELEEPGLPLTDDAPPDATEEPAAAEAAGAPDRGSCWLCLSSPCCSRTEPEAKKKAPCPGLGLFYTLLSAFLFSLSSLFVKKVQDVHAVEISAFRCVFQMLVVIPCLIYRKTGFIGPKGQRIFLILRGVLGSTAMMLIYYAYQTMSLADATVITFSSPVFTSIFAWICLKEKYSPWDALFTVFTITGVILIVRPPFLFGSDTSGMEESYSGHLKGTFAAIGSAVFAASTLVILRKMGKSVDYFLSIWYYVVLGLVESVIILSVLGEWSLPYCGLDRLFLIFIGLFGLGGQIFITKALQIEKAGPVAIMKTMDVVFAFIFQIIFFNNVPTWWTVGGALCVVASNVGAAIRKWYQSSK, via the exons ATGCGGCCTCAGGACAGCACCGGGGTCGCGGAGCTCGAGGAGCCCGGGCTGCCGCTGACGGACGATGCACCCCCGGACGCCACTGAGGAGCCGGCGGCCGCCGAGGCAGCTGGGGCGCCAGACCGCGGCAGTTGCTGGCTTTGCCTTTCCTCGCCGTGTTGCTCCCGCACGGAGCCGG AAGCCAAGAAGAAAGCACCCTGTCCTGGACTTGGCTTGTTTTACACATTATTGTCTGCCTTCCTTTTCTCACTGAGctctttatttgttaaaaaagtgCAAGACGTCCATGCTGTAGAGATTAGTGCATTTCGATGTGTGTTCCAAATGCTAGTTGTTATCCCTTGCTTAATATACAGAAA AACTGGGTTTATAGGCCCAAAAGGTCAACGAATTTTCCTCATTCTCAGAGGAGTCCTTGGTTCTACTGCCATGATGCTTATATACTATGCTTACCAGACAATGTCCCTCGCTGATGCCACAGTTATCACGTTTAGCAGTCCAGTGTTTACATCCATATTTGCTTGGATATGTCTCAAGGAAAAATATAGCCCTTGGGATGCTCTTTTCACCGTGTTCACAATCACTGGAGTGATCCTTATCGTGAGACCACCATTTTTGTTTGGTTCCGACACTTCGGGGATGGAAGAAAGCTATTCAGGCCACCTTAAGGGAACATTCGCAGCAATTGGAAGTGCCGTATTTGCTGCATCGACTCTAGTTATcctaagaaaaatgggaaaatctGTGGACTACTTTTTGAGCATTTGGTATTATGTAGTACTTGGCCTTGTTGAAAGTGTCATCATCCTCTCTGTATTAGGAGAGTGGAGTCTGCCTTACTGTGGGTTGGACAGGCTATTTCTCATATTCATTGGGCTCTTTGGTTTGGGGGGTCAGATTTTTATCACAAAAGCACTTCAAATAGAAAAAGCAGGGCCAGTAGCAATAATGAAGACAATGGATGTGGTCTTTGCTTTTAtctttcagattattttctttaataatgtgcCAACATGGTGGACAGTGGGTGGTGCTCTCTGTGTAGTAGCCAGTAATGTTGGAGCGGCCATTCGTAAATGGTACCAAAGTTCCAAATGA